One segment of Ureibacillus thermophilus DNA contains the following:
- the hisF gene encoding imidazole glycerol phosphate synthase subunit HisF, with amino-acid sequence MLTKRIIPCLDVKEGRVVKGIQFVGLRDAGDPVELAKYYDEQRADELVFLDISASYEGRQTMIDVVRKTASEISIPFTVGGGIRTLDDMKRILRAGADKVSVNTSAIERPELIKEGADFFGSQCIVVAIDARYSDEDGTWMVYTHGGRNKTNWTAIEWAKKAVELGAGEILLTSMNQDGEKSGFDLALTKAVRDAVTVPVIASGGAGNKEHFREVLQDVDADAALAASIFHYKETSVLEVKAYLREKGVCVR; translated from the coding sequence ATGTTAACAAAACGAATCATACCTTGTTTAGATGTAAAAGAAGGCAGAGTCGTAAAGGGCATCCAATTTGTAGGCCTTCGGGATGCCGGAGACCCGGTGGAACTTGCCAAATATTACGATGAGCAAAGAGCTGATGAACTAGTCTTTTTGGATATTTCGGCATCCTACGAAGGAAGACAGACAATGATAGATGTGGTGAGAAAAACTGCCTCTGAAATCTCCATTCCTTTTACTGTAGGTGGCGGCATCCGCACATTGGACGATATGAAGCGGATTTTGCGGGCTGGAGCAGATAAAGTATCCGTCAACACTTCTGCCATCGAAAGACCGGAATTAATTAAAGAAGGAGCGGATTTCTTCGGTTCCCAATGCATTGTAGTTGCCATTGATGCCCGATACAGTGATGAAGATGGCACTTGGATGGTTTATACACATGGCGGCCGAAATAAAACGAATTGGACGGCTATAGAATGGGCCAAAAAAGCCGTGGAGCTTGGAGCAGGAGAAATTTTGCTTACCAGCATGAATCAAGATGGAGAAAAATCTGGCTTTGATTTGGCGTTGACCAAAGCTGTAAGAGATGCGGTTACAGTGCCGGTCATCGCAAGCGGCGGAGCAGGAAACAAGGAACATTTCCGGGAAGTGTTGCAAGATGTGGATGCGGATGCAGCCCTTGCAGCATCCATTTTCCACTATAAAGAAACAAGCGTGCTTGAAGTGAAGGCATACTTACGAGAAAAAGGAGTTTGTGTCAGATGA
- a CDS encoding gluconeogenesis factor YvcK family protein: MKQLNIVVIGGGTGLSTILRGLKLYPFHITAIVTVTDDGGSSGRLRDDYDIPPPGDIRNVIAALSDTEPLLEQLFQYRFANSQELGGHSLGNLMLTALTDITGDFFSAIIEMSRVLKVHGKVIPSANAKVNLHAELLDGEIVKGESKIPLSNKPIKRVFLVPDDVKPLPEAINAINYADVILIGPGSLYTSIIPNLLVKEIGETIIQSKAKKIYVCNLMTQQGETNQYQAVDHVKAIYEHVGTPFLDAILVNSNDLPSPIKENYREQNAEPVRVNEEELKKLGLEIIKKNIATIKNGAVRHEGKAIAEWLLEYTLTS; the protein is encoded by the coding sequence ATGAAACAACTCAATATTGTAGTTATTGGAGGAGGGACCGGTTTATCGACCATACTGCGAGGGTTAAAGCTTTATCCCTTTCATATTACGGCGATTGTCACTGTAACCGATGATGGGGGGTCTTCCGGGAGATTAAGGGATGATTACGACATCCCGCCTCCTGGAGATATTCGAAATGTCATTGCCGCTTTATCTGATACGGAGCCGCTGCTGGAACAATTATTTCAATATCGTTTTGCAAATTCTCAAGAATTAGGCGGCCACTCGTTGGGAAATTTAATGCTGACTGCACTAACCGACATTACCGGGGATTTTTTTAGTGCCATTATCGAAATGAGCCGAGTGTTAAAAGTTCATGGAAAGGTCATTCCATCTGCAAATGCTAAAGTCAATTTACATGCTGAATTGTTGGATGGGGAGATTGTTAAAGGGGAATCCAAAATTCCTTTGTCTAACAAGCCTATAAAGCGCGTTTTTTTAGTTCCAGATGATGTAAAGCCCCTTCCGGAAGCAATAAACGCAATCAACTATGCAGATGTGATTCTCATTGGACCAGGCAGTTTATATACAAGCATCATCCCAAATTTATTGGTAAAGGAAATTGGCGAAACAATCATCCAATCAAAAGCAAAAAAAATTTACGTTTGCAATTTGATGACGCAGCAAGGGGAAACCAATCAGTATCAGGCGGTAGATCATGTAAAAGCCATTTATGAGCATGTCGGCACGCCATTTTTAGATGCCATTTTAGTCAACAGCAACGATTTGCCATCCCCCATTAAAGAAAACTATAGAGAACAAAATGCTGAACCGGTCAGAGTAAATGAAGAAGAATTAAAAAAACTAGGATTAGAAATTATAAAAAAGAATATAGCAACTATCAAAAATGGTGCTGTACGGCATGAAGGAAAAGCCATTGCCGAATGGCTGCTTGAATATACATTAACATCATAA
- the whiA gene encoding DNA-binding protein WhiA, protein MSFASETKKELTQIEANDQCLKAELSAIIRMNGTLSFSNKQLSLDVQTENAAIARRIYTMLKKLYPYNVELLVRKKMRLKKNNVYICRIREGAREILEDLDILQGDFQLNHSISSSLLKTNMQKRAYLRGAFLAGGSVNNPETSSYHLEIHSMYKEHSEALANLMNEFQLNAKTIDRKKGYITYLKEAEKISEFLGLAGAFQAMLKFEDVRILRDMRNSVNRIVNCETANLNKTIGAALRQVENIKFIDETIGIDQLPEKLREVARLRIEHQDVTLKELGEMISTGTVSKSGINHRLRKIDEIAEKLRRGEKVIK, encoded by the coding sequence ATGTCATTTGCATCGGAAACAAAGAAAGAATTAACTCAAATTGAGGCAAACGATCAATGTTTGAAAGCAGAACTTTCTGCCATTATTCGAATGAATGGGACTCTATCCTTTTCAAATAAACAGTTAAGTTTAGATGTCCAAACGGAGAATGCCGCTATTGCCAGAAGAATTTATACGATGCTCAAAAAGCTATATCCGTATAATGTGGAGCTTTTAGTTCGTAAAAAAATGAGGCTCAAAAAGAATAATGTCTATATTTGCCGCATTCGAGAAGGTGCCCGAGAAATCTTGGAAGATCTTGACATCCTTCAGGGGGATTTTCAGTTAAATCATTCCATCTCCTCCTCGCTGCTAAAAACGAATATGCAAAAAAGAGCTTATTTAAGAGGCGCTTTTTTAGCAGGCGGTTCGGTCAACAATCCTGAAACATCTTCTTATCATTTGGAAATTCACTCCATGTATAAAGAGCACAGTGAAGCATTAGCCAATTTAATGAATGAATTTCAATTGAATGCCAAAACCATCGATCGCAAAAAAGGGTATATCACTTATTTGAAAGAAGCAGAGAAAATTTCGGAATTTCTTGGACTTGCAGGCGCCTTTCAAGCAATGCTAAAGTTTGAAGATGTGCGTATTCTTAGAGATATGCGAAATAGCGTCAACCGCATCGTCAACTGCGAAACGGCCAATTTGAATAAAACCATTGGTGCCGCTCTAAGACAAGTGGAAAATATTAAATTTATCGATGAAACAATCGGCATCGATCAATTGCCGGAAAAATTAAGAGAAGTTGCGAGACTGCGCATCGAACATCAGGACGTTACATTAAAAGAGCTTGGGGAAATGATTTCAACAGGCACAGTCAGCAAATCCGGCATTAATCACCGCTTGAGAAAAATTGATGAAATTGCGGAAAAGTTACGGCGCGGTGAAAAAGTGATAAAATAA
- the hisH gene encoding imidazole glycerol phosphate synthase subunit HisH: MKIGVIDYGMGNLFSVTQALKKLHVEVIVSSKPEELGEADALILPGVGAFPDAMKRLQETGLDEFIRSEVENNKPLLGICLGMQLLFEESEEVAPTKGFGFFEGNVVRFSGISEKGEKYRVPHMGWNSLAFHSIPEWLKGEELPEDKFVYFVHSYYADTASSQVVATADYFGVQVPGIVQQCNVCGMQFHPEKSGEFGVYLLKKWLQGVK, translated from the coding sequence ATGAAAATTGGAGTCATTGATTATGGAATGGGAAATTTATTCAGCGTGACGCAAGCGTTAAAAAAGTTGCATGTTGAAGTGATCGTCTCTTCCAAACCGGAAGAATTGGGTGAAGCAGATGCGCTCATTTTGCCTGGGGTTGGCGCTTTTCCGGATGCTATGAAACGATTGCAGGAAACCGGATTGGATGAGTTTATCCGCAGCGAGGTCGAAAATAATAAGCCCCTCCTTGGCATTTGTTTAGGGATGCAGCTATTGTTTGAAGAAAGTGAAGAAGTGGCGCCGACAAAAGGATTTGGTTTTTTTGAAGGGAACGTAGTCCGATTCTCCGGCATTTCAGAGAAGGGCGAAAAATACCGTGTTCCTCATATGGGGTGGAATTCATTAGCCTTTCATTCCATACCAGAATGGTTGAAAGGGGAAGAGTTGCCGGAAGATAAATTTGTATATTTTGTCCATTCTTATTATGCAGATACGGCTTCTTCCCAAGTAGTGGCAACAGCTGATTATTTTGGCGTGCAAGTTCCTGGAATCGTGCAGCAATGCAATGTTTGCGGCATGCAGTTCCATCCTGAAAAGTCAGGGGAATTTGGCGTGTATTTATTGAAAAAGTGGCTGCAAGGGGTGAAATAA
- a CDS encoding HPr family phosphocarrier protein has product MVETTVEVKLKNGLQARQAALFVQEANRYKSDIFLQKDEKKVNAKSIMGIMSLAIARGTTVKLIAEGNDENEAIEGLSSFITNEA; this is encoded by the coding sequence ATGGTTGAAACCACAGTGGAAGTTAAATTAAAAAACGGTTTGCAAGCTCGCCAGGCAGCTCTGTTTGTCCAAGAGGCAAATCGTTATAAATCTGATATCTTTTTGCAAAAAGACGAGAAAAAAGTCAATGCAAAATCTATTATGGGCATCATGAGCTTAGCCATTGCAAGAGGTACAACGGTAAAGCTGATTGCAGAGGGCAATGATGAAAACGAGGCAATTGAAGGGTTATCTTCATTCATCACAAATGAAGCATAA
- the hisIE gene encoding bifunctional phosphoribosyl-AMP cyclohydrolase/phosphoribosyl-ATP diphosphatase HisIE yields MIDIESLKFDEKGLIPAVVQDARSKQVLTVAYMNKESLQKTIETGETWFYSRSRNELWHKGETSGNTQKVISITTDCDQDALVVEVDPAGPACHNGTTSCFTETVVENGKVGSVGIIPELVEIIKKREEEMPEGAYTTYLFTEGIDKICKKVGEEATEVVIGAKNRNPEEVKWEAADLIYHLLVLLQEQKISIYDVLEVLVERHQQKRASTKHTK; encoded by the coding sequence ATGATAGATATTGAAAGTTTGAAATTTGATGAAAAGGGTTTAATTCCTGCCGTTGTGCAAGATGCCCGCTCAAAGCAAGTGTTGACGGTTGCTTACATGAATAAAGAATCATTGCAAAAAACCATCGAAACAGGAGAAACTTGGTTTTATTCCCGTTCCCGCAATGAACTTTGGCATAAAGGGGAAACGAGCGGCAATACACAAAAGGTCATTTCCATTACAACCGATTGCGACCAAGATGCCTTAGTGGTGGAAGTAGATCCAGCCGGCCCTGCTTGCCATAATGGAACAACTTCCTGCTTTACTGAAACCGTTGTGGAAAATGGAAAAGTAGGAAGTGTAGGCATTATTCCAGAATTAGTAGAAATCATTAAAAAACGCGAGGAAGAAATGCCTGAAGGTGCGTATACGACTTATTTATTCACAGAAGGAATCGATAAAATCTGCAAAAAAGTCGGTGAAGAAGCTACAGAAGTGGTCATCGGCGCAAAAAACCGCAATCCGGAAGAAGTAAAATGGGAAGCGGCTGATTTAATCTATCACTTGCTTGTACTTTTGCAAGAACAGAAAATCAGCATTTATGACGTATTGGAAGTGCTTGTAGAAAGACATCAGCAAAAACGGGCCAGCACAAAACATACAAAATAA
- a CDS encoding NUDIX domain-containing protein, with product MQRIANLLAIQDGQVLLLKKPRRGWYVAPGGKMESGESIVESAVREFQEETNVTPKNAHLKGVYTIVVKDGDQVIEEWMLFTFVATGVEGTPDKENREGILEWRPIQDLHHLPMAEGDRKILLFAALNKGIQYGTCIYTKDYELIEAKYQTSMELIEGDESNG from the coding sequence ATGCAAAGAATAGCCAACTTATTAGCAATACAAGATGGACAAGTGCTTCTTCTGAAAAAACCGAGAAGAGGATGGTACGTCGCTCCCGGCGGAAAAATGGAGAGCGGTGAATCCATCGTTGAATCTGCAGTAAGAGAATTCCAAGAGGAGACGAATGTTACTCCTAAAAATGCCCATTTAAAAGGGGTTTATACAATTGTTGTTAAAGACGGCGACCAAGTTATTGAAGAATGGATGCTATTCACTTTTGTAGCAACAGGTGTGGAAGGAACACCAGATAAGGAAAATAGAGAAGGTATTTTAGAATGGCGTCCAATCCAAGATCTTCACCACCTTCCAATGGCGGAAGGAGACCGGAAAATCCTGTTGTTTGCTGCATTAAATAAAGGCATTCAATACGGAACATGCATATATACAAAGGATTATGAATTGATAGAGGCCAAATACCAAACTTCGATGGAATTAATCGAAGGAGATGAATCAAATGGATGA
- the trxB gene encoding thioredoxin-disulfide reductase: MAEEKIYDVVIIGAGPAGMTAAVYTSRANLSTLMLERGIPGGQMANTEEIENYPGFETILGPELSTKMFEHAKKFGAEYAYGDVSEIIDGEDYKIIKAGAKEYKAHAIIIATGAEYKKLGVPGENELGGRGVSYCAVCDGAFFKGKDLIVVGGGDSAVEEGVYLTRFANKVTIVHRRDKLRAQKILQDRAFANEKIDFIWNHTVKQINEKDGKVGSVTLVSTVDGSEKEVPCDGVFVYIGMSPLTAPFKKLGILNEQGYVVTNEKMETSVKGIFAAGDVREKELRQIVTATGDGSIAAQSAQQYVEELKEKLVKNG; the protein is encoded by the coding sequence ATGGCAGAAGAAAAAATTTATGATGTCGTGATTATCGGAGCAGGACCAGCAGGTATGACTGCAGCGGTTTATACTTCCCGTGCCAACCTTTCAACTCTTATGTTGGAACGGGGCATTCCTGGCGGGCAAATGGCGAATACAGAAGAAATTGAAAACTACCCAGGATTTGAAACAATTTTAGGTCCGGAATTATCCACAAAAATGTTTGAACATGCAAAAAAATTCGGAGCAGAATATGCCTATGGCGATGTTTCCGAAATAATTGACGGCGAGGACTATAAAATTATCAAAGCTGGTGCAAAGGAATATAAAGCCCATGCCATTATTATCGCTACAGGTGCAGAATACAAAAAATTAGGAGTGCCAGGAGAGAACGAACTCGGCGGACGAGGTGTAAGTTATTGTGCCGTTTGCGATGGGGCATTCTTCAAAGGCAAAGATTTAATTGTAGTCGGCGGTGGAGACTCTGCTGTGGAAGAAGGCGTCTATTTAACACGTTTTGCCAATAAAGTTACAATTGTGCATCGCCGCGATAAATTGCGCGCCCAAAAAATCTTGCAAGACCGTGCCTTTGCCAACGAAAAAATAGACTTTATCTGGAATCACACTGTAAAACAAATCAACGAAAAAGACGGAAAAGTTGGAAGCGTGACGCTTGTTTCAACAGTGGATGGTTCAGAAAAAGAAGTTCCATGCGACGGTGTCTTTGTATATATCGGAATGTCTCCATTAACTGCACCTTTTAAAAAGTTAGGTATTTTAAATGAGCAAGGGTATGTAGTAACAAACGAAAAAATGGAAACATCTGTGAAAGGGATTTTTGCAGCAGGAGATGTGCGTGAAAAAGAGTTGCGTCAAATTGTGACAGCAACAGGTGATGGAAGCATTGCAGCCCAATCAGCACAACAATATGTGGAAGAATTGAAGGAAAAATTAGTAAAGAATGGGTAA
- a CDS encoding tetratricopeptide repeat protein has protein sequence MEKKHQKEKNNIVSFIPDGEYYFNKAIKALEKDQMDRAYKYMKRAAELSPDDAHVLMHYGLLEMNLQNFEKAYELIHTAYCMEPDEPEHVYYLAEVSGFLGLMNDAKKYAEKYLELDPDGYYAWEAREIIDYVHFEQNTIDDFDDDDDSYEQFIMQEKARRLMEDKQFDEAIEVLEYLIDQYPELWPAYNNLSLAYFYVGDLEQSKAILHHVLRENVGNLHALCNLTIIAYYEKDESTLAYLVDLLKKIHPFDFDNRYKLGATLALIGEYDLAYKWLHSMTKRMSPADSGFYFWLSQAAYFSNHRKEADKAWKMLVQLDPSKEGMEPWKHIKRKESNELPTLDQNRDYIIQKISSNYSAHRMFGFFLLSKSAFKQEIIAHPKLIDLSKYNGLEKLCLAYALNHQFDLNNKVEKNFIHLIAVAEELFNSIEALTLERQHLFQMWFVLSERAFLNGYEFKNVKALTAAMEYMYYSTVSSKRVTKKQFAEKHGISVSTLTKYVEQLLDFLPFGEE, from the coding sequence TTGGAAAAGAAACATCAGAAAGAAAAAAACAACATTGTTTCGTTCATTCCAGATGGAGAATATTATTTTAACAAAGCGATTAAAGCATTGGAAAAAGACCAAATGGATCGAGCGTACAAATATATGAAAAGAGCAGCGGAATTGAGTCCTGATGATGCTCATGTATTAATGCATTACGGCCTTTTGGAAATGAATTTGCAAAATTTTGAAAAGGCCTATGAGTTGATTCACACTGCTTATTGCATGGAACCAGATGAACCGGAGCATGTATATTATTTAGCGGAAGTATCCGGCTTTTTAGGCTTGATGAACGATGCGAAAAAATATGCTGAAAAATATTTAGAGCTTGATCCGGATGGCTATTATGCATGGGAAGCAAGAGAAATCATTGATTATGTCCATTTTGAGCAAAATACTATTGACGACTTTGATGATGATGATGATTCCTATGAACAATTCATCATGCAGGAAAAAGCTCGTCGATTAATGGAAGATAAACAATTTGATGAAGCCATTGAAGTGTTGGAATATCTGATTGATCAATATCCAGAACTCTGGCCTGCTTATAACAATTTATCTCTAGCTTACTTTTATGTAGGGGACTTGGAACAATCTAAAGCCATCTTGCATCACGTGCTTCGGGAAAATGTCGGAAATTTGCATGCGCTATGTAATCTCACAATCATTGCTTATTATGAAAAAGATGAATCTACCTTAGCGTATTTAGTTGATTTGTTGAAAAAAATACATCCATTTGACTTTGACAATCGTTACAAACTTGGTGCAACATTGGCGCTGATTGGCGAATACGATTTGGCTTATAAATGGTTACATAGCATGACAAAGCGAATGTCGCCGGCAGATTCCGGCTTCTATTTTTGGTTGAGTCAAGCTGCGTATTTCTCAAACCATAGAAAAGAAGCAGATAAAGCGTGGAAAATGTTGGTTCAACTAGACCCATCCAAAGAGGGGATGGAACCATGGAAACATATTAAAAGAAAAGAATCAAACGAATTGCCAACCCTTGACCAAAATCGGGACTATATTATTCAGAAAATCAGCAGCAATTATTCAGCCCATCGAATGTTCGGCTTTTTCTTGCTCAGCAAATCGGCATTTAAGCAAGAAATTATAGCTCATCCGAAATTGATTGATTTGTCGAAATACAATGGATTGGAAAAACTTTGTTTAGCGTATGCATTAAATCATCAATTTGATTTAAATAATAAAGTAGAGAAAAATTTTATTCACCTGATTGCTGTGGCTGAGGAACTTTTCAACAGTATCGAAGCGTTGACCCTTGAAAGGCAGCATCTGTTTCAAATGTGGTTCGTACTCAGCGAGAGAGCTTTTCTGAACGGCTACGAATTTAAAAATGTAAAAGCATTGACCGCTGCAATGGAATATATGTACTATTCAACGGTCAGTTCCAAGCGGGTTACGAAAAAACAATTTGCAGAAAAACACGGAATTTCTGTCAGTACGCTAACAAAATATGTAGAACAATTGCTGGATTTTTTGCCTTTTGGTGAAGAATAG
- the hisB gene encoding imidazoleglycerol-phosphate dehydratase HisB has protein sequence MTEKKRFAQIERTTKETQIKVEFYLDGEGKAEVNTGVPFMDHMLDLFMKHGLFDGKIVANGDTHIDDHHTTEDLGIVLGQAVKEALGDKRGIRRYGNAFVPMDDALAQVVVDCSNRPHLEYRVTPELKPKVGTFDTELVHEFLWKFALEARMNVHVIVPYGHNTHHIIEAIFKALARAIDDAVQIDPRVKGVPSTKGLLA, from the coding sequence ATGACGGAGAAAAAACGCTTTGCCCAAATTGAACGGACAACAAAAGAAACCCAAATCAAAGTGGAATTTTATTTGGATGGAGAAGGTAAGGCAGAAGTTAACACAGGTGTTCCTTTTATGGACCATATGCTGGATTTATTTATGAAGCATGGGTTGTTTGATGGCAAGATTGTGGCAAATGGAGATACCCATATTGATGACCACCATACAACGGAAGACCTCGGCATTGTTTTAGGACAAGCAGTGAAAGAAGCTCTTGGGGATAAACGGGGCATCCGACGCTATGGAAACGCCTTTGTGCCAATGGATGATGCTTTAGCGCAAGTGGTGGTGGATTGCTCTAACCGCCCTCATTTAGAATATCGCGTGACACCTGAACTGAAGCCAAAAGTAGGAACATTTGATACTGAGCTAGTGCATGAATTTTTATGGAAGTTTGCTTTAGAAGCGCGGATGAATGTGCATGTGATAGTTCCTTATGGCCACAATACGCATCATATCATCGAAGCTATTTTTAAAGCCCTTGCCCGCGCGATTGATGATGCCGTACAAATCGATCCTCGGGTTAAAGGAGTACCTTCAACGAAAGGACTGCTTGCATGA
- the rapZ gene encoding RNase adapter RapZ: MDEKDEREYEHELVIITGMSGAGKTVAIQSFEDMGYYCIDNLPPKLLTTFLALMKQSKKRISKIAAVMDMRGGEFFNSLIDALDTLEKEKSVKTRILFLDADNETLVRRYKETRRQHPLAPSGLPLDGIRKEREMLSELKGRAHYIYNTSKMKPRELRERITEEFSLSSSPKFSINVVSFGYKNGIPIDADLVFDVRFLNNPYYVEELRNKTGLDQEVYDYVYNMDETKTLIKKLEDLFDFIIPQYIKEGKPQLVIAFGCTGGQHRSVTLTEYFGKYFRKKYHTEVTHRDIRS, from the coding sequence ATGGATGAAAAAGATGAAAGAGAATATGAACATGAGCTAGTCATCATTACTGGCATGTCTGGTGCAGGAAAAACTGTAGCCATTCAAAGTTTTGAAGATATGGGCTATTATTGTATAGATAATTTGCCTCCTAAATTATTAACCACTTTTTTAGCATTAATGAAACAATCGAAAAAAAGAATTTCCAAAATCGCTGCTGTTATGGATATGCGCGGCGGAGAATTTTTCAATTCCCTCATTGATGCTCTTGACACTTTGGAGAAAGAAAAAAGCGTCAAAACGCGGATCTTATTCTTAGATGCCGATAATGAGACGTTGGTGAGAAGATATAAAGAAACAAGACGGCAGCATCCGTTAGCACCCAGCGGACTTCCTCTTGACGGCATTAGAAAAGAAAGAGAAATGCTGTCAGAATTGAAGGGAAGAGCCCATTATATTTACAATACTTCCAAAATGAAGCCCCGTGAACTCAGGGAACGCATTACAGAAGAATTTTCCCTTTCCTCAAGTCCTAAATTCTCGATTAATGTGGTGTCTTTTGGGTATAAAAACGGGATACCTATTGATGCAGACTTAGTTTTTGATGTAAGATTCTTAAATAATCCATATTATGTTGAAGAATTAAGAAATAAAACGGGATTGGACCAAGAAGTTTACGATTATGTTTATAACATGGATGAAACCAAAACTTTAATCAAAAAATTAGAAGATTTATTTGACTTTATTATTCCGCAATACATTAAAGAGGGAAAACCGCAATTAGTGATTGCCTTTGGCTGCACAGGCGGTCAACATCGTTCGGTTACATTAACTGAATATTTTGGAAAATATTTTAGAAAAAAATATCATACGGAGGTCACGCACCGGGATATCCGTTCATAA
- the clpP gene encoding ATP-dependent Clp endopeptidase proteolytic subunit ClpP, with protein MILVPTVIEQTNRGERAYDIYSRLLKDRIILLGSPIDDNVANSIVAQLLFLEAEDPDKDISLYINSPGGSITAGMAIYDTMQYIKPDVQTICIGMAASMGAFLLSAGAKGKRYALPNAEVMIHQPLGGAQGQATEIEIAAKRILFLRDKLNKLLADHTGQPIEKIAQDTDRDNFMTAEQAKEYGLIDHIISSSEQK; from the coding sequence ATGATCTTAGTTCCTACAGTCATTGAACAAACAAACCGTGGTGAGCGTGCTTACGACATTTATTCTCGCCTTTTAAAAGACCGTATTATTTTACTTGGCAGCCCAATTGATGATAATGTTGCAAACTCAATTGTCGCACAATTATTATTTTTAGAAGCAGAAGATCCTGATAAAGATATTTCTTTATACATCAACTCACCTGGTGGTTCCATTACAGCAGGGATGGCCATCTATGATACAATGCAATACATTAAACCAGATGTGCAAACAATATGCATCGGAATGGCAGCATCAATGGGTGCTTTCCTCCTTTCAGCTGGTGCAAAAGGAAAACGTTATGCATTGCCAAACGCAGAAGTGATGATTCACCAGCCATTAGGCGGCGCTCAAGGTCAAGCGACTGAAATCGAAATTGCAGCAAAACGCATTTTATTCTTGCGCGATAAATTAAACAAATTGTTGGCTGATCATACGGGCCAACCAATCGAAAAAATCGCACAAGATACTGACCGCGATAACTTCATGACTGCTGAGCAAGCAAAAGAATATGGTTTAATCGACCATATTATTTCATCCAGCGAACAAAAATAA